The following are from one region of the Deltaproteobacteria bacterium genome:
- a CDS encoding hydantoinase/oxoprolinase family protein codes for MEYIIGVDIGGTFTDCVVLDSDGKLTIGKALSTPHDFSVGVVDALHNATENLGLPDIGALLRSTRLFFHACTVADNTLITRAGAVTGLVVTEGFPDTFLMMRGNVHLGLTETESSHVAALEKPEPMVPRGLTEEVPGRIDYKGSVLVETDIRRIEEAVDRLVGKGVESVAVCLLWSIANNAHEKAVADVVRRTHPEVHVSCSSDIAPFLGEYERTTTTIFSSYIAPKIVAYMRSLQGKLAGNGLRSAPLVM; via the coding sequence ATGGAATACATCATCGGGGTCGACATCGGCGGCACCTTTACGGATTGCGTGGTCCTGGACAGCGACGGGAAGCTGACCATCGGAAAGGCGCTCTCGACCCCGCATGACTTTTCCGTGGGCGTGGTCGACGCGCTCCACAACGCCACCGAGAACCTGGGGCTGCCGGACATCGGCGCTCTCCTTCGCTCCACACGCCTGTTCTTCCACGCCTGCACGGTGGCCGACAACACGCTCATCACCCGTGCCGGTGCCGTCACCGGGCTGGTGGTCACCGAGGGCTTTCCGGACACGTTCCTGATGATGCGGGGCAACGTGCACCTGGGGCTGACGGAGACCGAATCCTCTCACGTGGCGGCGCTCGAGAAGCCCGAGCCGATGGTTCCGCGGGGTCTCACGGAAGAAGTGCCGGGCCGGATCGACTACAAGGGATCGGTGCTCGTCGAAACCGACATCCGGCGGATCGAGGAGGCCGTCGACCGGCTGGTGGGCAAGGGGGTGGAGTCCGTTGCCGTCTGCCTGCTCTGGTCCATCGCCAACAACGCCCACGAGAAGGCCGTGGCGGATGTGGTCCGCCGCACGCACCCCGAGGTCCACGTAAGCTGCTCCAGCGACATCGCGCCGTTCCTGGGGGAATACGAGCGCACCACCACGACCATCTTCAGTTCCTACATCGCTCCCAAGATCGTCGCCTACATGCGCAGCCTTCAGGGGAAGCTCGCCGGCAACGGGCTCCGGAGCGCCCCCCTCGTCATGCA